TCTTGTTTCTTAATCGAATcacgatcataattttttagtatgacacttttttggttttgttgtttagTCATGCAATGATTCAAATTCATGACCACGTTTGCTGGATTTGGTTCAAGTAGTTGTAACCAAATTCCACTTAGTCGCTACCCGGAGCCTAAAAAATCTCTACCTGTAGCGAGCGACCAGATTCTATGCAATGTTGTTCGATAAGGTCAACTACCCGTAGCCGCTGGAAAATTTTGAACAGGTACCCGTAGCCAAAAAAATCTCTACCCGTAGCTAGTGACCATAAACTATGCAATGTTGTCGATTTTGGACAACTACCTGTAGCCAAAAAAATGCCCTACGCATACCCGCTggacaatttggaaaaaaaacccaCGATCCACCCAGGTGGTGAGTGGAGGTGGTGCTGGTGGTGTGGGGTGGTGATGTGGGAGGGGGTAATTTTGGAGTAGGAGGAGGAGTATAAATGGGTTTTAcatttagggttttttctggTGAGGTTACAAAGGTgtggaggagaggagaggagaggagaggagagagagagagagagagagagttttatcTGGTGTGTAGAGGTGTAGAGGAGAGTTTTTAAAAAGGGTGTAAAGGGCATTTTTGAACATTACTTtacttttccatccaattttgaaattttccatccaaattcaTAACAGAATTGGATGGAgaatgggggagggggtgaagttgctcaaATTTGGTAGTtaggggggtgaagttgctcgaatttaaacttaagggggtgaagttgccaaaaagtgatagtttagggggtgtttttgcaattaagccttttgtttttgtgtatACCTTTCTGAGATCTCCCTTTATCTGATTGGTGCGGGGGTTTTGAAATTCTCTCTAGGGTTTTGCGGGAGAAGAAGGTGATGGAAACTCCGATGCTCAGATGTGGTGTTGTCGGCCCAGTGACCCGCTCACGATCGAAAGCTGGAGAAGCGTTGTCATCGTTGGTGGGGAAAAAACGTAAAAATCGTGAGGTGGTATGCTCTGGCGAGACGTCTAACAGTTCGTCATCAGATGATCTTCTGATGCATTTACAGATTGACGAAGAATTCTCTCGCGAGTATTGTTTCACCGACTGCGAGAAATCAGACCTGCTGCTGCTGCAGGCATACTCAGATCTAAAGAAGAAATACGTCGCTAAGGTAGcttccgttcaaaaaaagaacacCACCGCAAAGGTAGCTTCCGTTCAAACAAAGAAGAACGCAAAGGTAGCttcagttcaaaaaaagaagaaagcaaaggtagcttctctctctctctctctctctctctctctctctctctctcttgctcgtTGTCCTTTTAGACCTTTCTCAGATTTGATTGCTGCGGGGGTTTAGAAATTGTTGGGTGTTCCTCCCTCTATAGGGTGTCACTACAAATTCTGAGGAGGAGGCGGTGGGCTTGACATCAGAACAGCGGCAGGAATACTCCCACAAGGATTTCGATTACCCTGTATGTATAACTAACTATATTAATTGTGTACAAATActacattttcttcttcttcacacGTACTACTtacttcgctctctctctctccctcgttGCATCCTCGCCATCCTCACGCTGCAGTGTATTTATgcatgttttgttcttttttttttgcttctgttGATGTGATGGATACAGGAGTTTTATCGTGGACCTTCTAGCGACCTACCTATACACATTATTTTAGCTACAGAATTCAATCCAGATTTACCGGCTAATTTCTCCCGTCAGATAAAAAACTCGGCCAAGGCTATGGATTATTACAACAGTCGATTTGTAAGTAGTTGATTGTTTCTTctcctgtgtgtgtgtgtgtgtcttgtTCTTGGTTTGTCAATTCGTAAGTGGTtgattgtttcttcttcttctctgtgtGCGTGCGTGTCTTGTTCTTGGTAACTACCTTGTGCATGATTTTGGACTATTGTAGAACTCAAACTACGTCGAACCTTTTAATCCCCTCCTGATGACAACGCGGGAGGTTGGTGGTGGTTATTTGGATTTCGTTGTCATAGACACCCATAAATCAGGTCGACATGCCAATGAGATGTTCCAAGCTATCCTGTATACCTCTCCTGGTAAGGAACCCGAGGCCCTCATGTGCAGACCTGAATACATGCCCCCTGGCACCAAGAAAGGTTACCGCCCCTTGAAAGGTACCCTTTGTTTCACTCTATTGTGTGTTGCCTGTACATTGGTATTACTGGATTGTGTATGGTCCTATGAGCTATCCTATACTTCTACAATTGCTGCATTGTGCTGGTTTTGAGATGTAGTAGCAAACATCAATAGGTTGAGATTGCAAATATTGATTTTGAATGGGTCACCATGATTTGTTTGTGTTTGGCCGTATAATTGGTGTATCTAAAACCTTGGTTGAGGTGGTTAGAATAAATTGCATTCATTGACGGATTGTAGTCATGCAACCCTGTTGGATATATGGAAGTGATAGTTAAATTTGGGAGGCTCATTTGTTACTTGATAAATCAATCTGGATTTCATCTTGTGTTTGGATTCTTGTGAAGACTGGATTTGAGGATGATTCAAGTTAATTGTTCAGACGGTGTTGTTTAAGATGTGTAGTTGATTAGTATAATCGATAGGCCAAAATGTGATTTACAGTGCCATAGGACGTGTGATACGGAAACAAACATAAATATCTTCCAGTTTAAGGAGTTCAATGAGGCAGTTCTGGGATTTCTGCACAGATGATCCACTACCTATCGCACTCAAATTACTTCCTAATATTAATGGTAGTTGAGGCATACATTTCTTGTGTCAAGGTGTTATTAGTTATTTTGATTCAATTACGAGTATATCTTTGTAGAGATGCACGTCTTGTTCCAAATTGTTTGTTCACTGTTGGAGAATCctacaatttttttagattttcttaCATTGACTTTTCAGAATgaacaatcattttgggacatcttAAAAATTGGTCAAACAGTTTGCATCGGAGGTTGTATTTGTTAACTGAAATGCATATAATTGGTTTTATGAATGAAGTAATAGTACGATTAAATTACGTATTATTGACAATAAGAGTAACTGTTCTGTTTCGTGGATCTTCTATGTGAGTGCCAAAATGTATATGTAATGTTCTTAGGCATTTTCCATATGGTGTACCCAAGGGATTGTCCATCCCATTGAGTGTACCGGAAGGAATACGAACACTTTCGATTTGTGAAGTCTTGTCAACGGGCAATAGGGTAATTCCACTCACTCACGCCTAGGCAATTGCTTCCCTTAATCAATTGCACTGTGTGGTAGGAATTGATTCGTAGAGTGGACTGAATGCAATTATATGCAGAGGTATTGGAGTGTTTATGCGAGGCAATTGGTTACACTGAAATTTTTACGGGCTTTATTAACCTTCCTGCTATTGTGCTATTTGCAGTTGGTTGGTGACATTTGACAACAATGGCAGTATGCTCTGGAAGGTCCATTTTTATGGTATTTGTGTGGAGTGGATCTCAACTTCTTAATGTATGGGATTTCGAATGCTTATTAGCAGTAGTATGTTTACTATGTAGTGCATGGTTCATTGTAAGTGTTATCTTTGTGGGGGTGAATTGTATCTGTCTGTCTGCTTTTGGATGGTAACAAACTACTACTATGAAAGACCCACTTAGCTTACAGTTTGGTTCATTTGGACGGTATGTGTGTGGAATGGATCACTTCTTTTTACTAATGGATTTTGAACGCTTATTAGTGGTAGTATGTAGAGTGGATTGTAACTATCTCTGCTTTTGGATGTTAACAAGGAGTACAATAAAAGACCAACTTAGCTTACAATTTGGTCATGGCACTTCTCTGCCATACATTGCCATTCGAAAGTGTCATCTACTTATAAAGTGTCAAGTGTCAACCCATTATTTATTCGATCTAAAGCCATGTttcctcttctcctttctccttCTAATTCTCCAATAGTTTGGTTCCTATGTAAATTAAGTATTGTACCAATTCATACAATTTCAACAATTTAACCAAACAAATGTTGGACAGTTTCCCCCAAGACCTTGAAAATAGGCATACTAGTGTCGGGCTGTGTGTTCGTGCAGGGCAAAATGAACACATCAATCAGTGATAACTTTATTTATGGTAAAATCCCACTGTAATGAGGCCACACATCACCCTAACATAGACTACACATTCGATACGGGGCATCTTTTGAGCTGTGTGTGTACAAGCACCATAGAGACAAGCTGATTCTAAGAAGGAATGGGAATGACACCACAATGCAATCCTGTACTGTGACATTAAAAAAACACAAGGCTGGGCTTAGGAATTCCATACAGTACCACGGGAATCTGAGGTCTTGTGGCTTGGTGCCGAGAGAGGAAGCAGATGCCTGGGGTTGTGCCATCATAGCACAACTGCCCTGGGCCAGTCCACTGAGAGATATTAAGGATTTTGTATAGATTTGTGGACACCTAGAAAAAAATGCTGGTGAAAAGCTGGCATAGAGAAATTTGTTAGTTGTCCTGGTTACTAGCCCCCGTAGGAAACCTTCACACTGTATTGGAAGTCTTCTTTTCAAGTGATAGCAACATATACATTGTCTGTGCGCCTATCTTCAAATTTTCCGTTGCTTTTTCCCTTGTGGATCTTTatcccattttctttgttgtCGACTGTGCAAGAAATGGTGATGTTGTCAACCAGTGTGGTGAGTattaacagaaagtctacagttaccgatcgggatttcccgatcggaatcccgacgccccgccgggcACGTTCCGACCACTGGaaggccgatccgatccgtccaataattctaaaaaaaaaaaccgagtgcgCCAACGCGAGAATAAATAgcatccgacatgtgtaagtggacgatccaagcactccttttttggccgatccaaacacttcgtttttggccgatccaaacacaaaaaaggagtgtttggatcggccatttacacacgtcggatgccgtttattttcacgcaagcccactcggttttttttttagaattattggacggatcggatcggccgtccggtgaccggagcgTGCCCGgtggggcgtcgggattccgatcgggaaatcccgatcggtaactgtagacttgCTCGAGTATTAAATGGACGATAAAAGGGAAGCCTAAATCTTTACTTGCcagtaggggtggcaaattgaacccagacccattaacaaatccagacccatcaactagaaaatagacccaacccaacccatttattagttgggtaagaatgggttcaaacccagctaacccattattagttggg
The sequence above is drawn from the Rhododendron vialii isolate Sample 1 chromosome 6a, ASM3025357v1 genome and encodes:
- the LOC131330257 gene encoding uncharacterized protein LOC131330257 isoform X7; amino-acid sequence: METPMLRCGVVGPVTRSRSKAGEALSSLVGKKRKNREVAYSDLKKKYVAKVASVQKKKKAKGVTTNSEEEAVGLTSEQRQEYSHKDFDYPEFYRGPSSDLPIHIILATEFNPDLPANFSRQIKNSAKAMDYYNSRFNSNYVEPFNPLLMTTREVGGGYLDFVVIDTHKSGRHANEMFQAILYTSPGKEPEALMCRPEYMPPGTKKGYRPLKVGW
- the LOC131330257 gene encoding uncharacterized protein LOC131330257 isoform X3 — protein: METPMLRCGVVGPVTRSRSKAGEALSSLVGKKRKNREVVCSGETSNSSSSDDLLMHLQIDEEFSREYCFTDCEKSDLLLLQAYSDLKKKYVAKVASVQKKKKAKGVTTNSEEEAVGLTSEQRQEYSHKDFDYPEFYRGPSSDLPIHIILATEFNPDLPANFSRQIKNSAKAMDYYNSRFNSNYVEPFNPLLMTTREVGGGYLDFVVIDTHKSGRHANEMFQAILYTSPGKEPEALMCRPEYMPPGTKKGYRPLKVGW
- the LOC131330257 gene encoding uncharacterized protein LOC131330257 isoform X9 translates to METPMLRCGVVGPVTRSRSKAGEALSSLVGKKRKNREVVASVQKKKKAKGVTTNSEEEAVGLTSEQRQEYSHKDFDYPEFYRGPSSDLPIHIILATEFNPDLPANFSRQIKNSAKAMDYYNSRFNSNYVEPFNPLLMTTREVGGGYLDFVVIDTHKSGRHANEMFQAILYTSPGKEPEALMCRPEYMPPGTKKGYRPLKVGW
- the LOC131330257 gene encoding uncharacterized protein LOC131330257 isoform X4, with the translated sequence METPMLRCGVVGPVTRSRSKAGEALSSLVGKKRKNREVAYSDLKKKYVAKVASVQKKNTTAKVASVQTKKNAKVASVQKKKKAKGVTTNSEEEAVGLTSEQRQEYSHKDFDYPEFYRGPSSDLPIHIILATEFNPDLPANFSRQIKNSAKAMDYYNSRFNSNYVEPFNPLLMTTREVGGGYLDFVVIDTHKSGRHANEMFQAILYTSPGKEPEALMCRPEYMPPGTKKGYRPLKVGW
- the LOC131330257 gene encoding uncharacterized protein LOC131330257 isoform X6; the protein is METPMLRCGVVGPVTRSRSKAGEALSSLVGKKRKNREVAYSDLKKKYVAKVASVQTKKNAKVASVQKKKKAKGVTTNSEEEAVGLTSEQRQEYSHKDFDYPEFYRGPSSDLPIHIILATEFNPDLPANFSRQIKNSAKAMDYYNSRFNSNYVEPFNPLLMTTREVGGGYLDFVVIDTHKSGRHANEMFQAILYTSPGKEPEALMCRPEYMPPGTKKGYRPLKVGW
- the LOC131330257 gene encoding uncharacterized protein LOC131330257 isoform X1, yielding METPMLRCGVVGPVTRSRSKAGEALSSLVGKKRKNREVVCSGETSNSSSSDDLLMHLQIDEEFSREYCFTDCEKSDLLLLQAYSDLKKKYVAKVASVQKKNTTAKVASVQTKKNAKVASVQKKKKAKGVTTNSEEEAVGLTSEQRQEYSHKDFDYPEFYRGPSSDLPIHIILATEFNPDLPANFSRQIKNSAKAMDYYNSRFNSNYVEPFNPLLMTTREVGGGYLDFVVIDTHKSGRHANEMFQAILYTSPGKEPEALMCRPEYMPPGTKKGYRPLKVGW
- the LOC131330257 gene encoding uncharacterized protein LOC131330257 isoform X2, which codes for METPMLRCGVVGPVTRSRSKAGEALSSLVGKKRKNREVVCSGETSNSSSSDDLLMHLQIDEEFSREYCFTDCEKSDLLLLQAYSDLKKKYVAKVASVQTKKNAKVASVQKKKKAKGVTTNSEEEAVGLTSEQRQEYSHKDFDYPEFYRGPSSDLPIHIILATEFNPDLPANFSRQIKNSAKAMDYYNSRFNSNYVEPFNPLLMTTREVGGGYLDFVVIDTHKSGRHANEMFQAILYTSPGKEPEALMCRPEYMPPGTKKGYRPLKVGW
- the LOC131330257 gene encoding uncharacterized protein LOC131330257 isoform X5 → METPMLRCGVVGPVTRSRSKAGEALSSLVGKKRKNREVVASVQKKNTTAKVASVQTKKNAKVASVQKKKKAKGVTTNSEEEAVGLTSEQRQEYSHKDFDYPEFYRGPSSDLPIHIILATEFNPDLPANFSRQIKNSAKAMDYYNSRFNSNYVEPFNPLLMTTREVGGGYLDFVVIDTHKSGRHANEMFQAILYTSPGKEPEALMCRPEYMPPGTKKGYRPLKVGW
- the LOC131330257 gene encoding uncharacterized protein LOC131330257 isoform X8, whose protein sequence is METPMLRCGVVGPVTRSRSKAGEALSSLVGKKRKNREVVASVQTKKNAKVASVQKKKKAKGVTTNSEEEAVGLTSEQRQEYSHKDFDYPEFYRGPSSDLPIHIILATEFNPDLPANFSRQIKNSAKAMDYYNSRFNSNYVEPFNPLLMTTREVGGGYLDFVVIDTHKSGRHANEMFQAILYTSPGKEPEALMCRPEYMPPGTKKGYRPLKVGW